The Ochrobactrum sp. BTU1 genome includes a region encoding these proteins:
- a CDS encoding CsbD family protein, whose protein sequence is MDWDRVEGNWKQFKGKIKEKWGDLTDDDLDKIAGKRDQLEGKIQERYGIEKDQVRKDVDNWYSEQKF, encoded by the coding sequence ATGGATTGGGATCGCGTTGAAGGTAACTGGAAACAGTTCAAGGGTAAGATTAAGGAAAAGTGGGGCGACTTGACCGATGACGATCTCGACAAGATCGCCGGAAAGCGCGACCAGCTGGAAGGAAAAATCCAGGAGCGTTACGGTATCGAAAAGGACCAGGTCCGGAAAGATGTCGATAATTGGTACAGCGAACAGAAATTCTGA
- a CDS encoding energy transducer TonB, with amino-acid sequence MKFLIGCAALIFAQGIDNGFTKELSSQEEPRSLAEQVRSCIKMPANLSGNAIIEFTLRDEGNVTDIEVVKAAGLANYLVGLVAVNGVKRCQPYKTSIRGRVRVPFTFRAED; translated from the coding sequence ATGAAGTTCTTGATAGGTTGCGCGGCGCTGATATTTGCGCAGGGTATTGATAACGGCTTTACAAAAGAGCTTTCCAGCCAGGAAGAACCAAGATCGTTGGCAGAGCAGGTTAGAAGCTGCATTAAGATGCCAGCTAATCTATCGGGTAACGCAATCATTGAGTTTACCTTGCGAGACGAAGGCAACGTCACTGATATAGAAGTGGTAAAAGCAGCCGGACTGGCCAATTATCTAGTTGGACTTGTGGCTGTTAATGGGGTCAAAAGGTGCCAGCCATATAAAACCTCCATAAGAGGCAGGGTGCGCGTACCGTTTACTTTTAGAGCCGAAGATTGA
- a CDS encoding UdgX family uracil-DNA binding protein (This protein belongs to the uracil DNA glycosylase superfamily, members of which act in excision repair of DNA. However, it belongs more specifically to UdgX branch, whose founding member was found to bind uracil in DNA (where it does not belong), without cleaving it, appears to promote DNA repair by a pathway involving RecA, rather than base excision.) gives MSFSITIADIGAFDAWRHAARRAISHQIEPKELDWASQKSLFVGQPLPETDGVHKAVVTRNFLDLARNVVWHSDAERFHLLYEALWRISMDEGDPLSSVDPLGNRLMRMAKNIGRDLHKMHAFVRFREVTSGATRRRFMAWFEPDHHIVEPASDFFVSRFSDMDWTILTPNCTAVFEDGRLNFQPGAQKPDLPSDASEALWQTYFTNIFNPARTNVRAMLSEMPKKYWRNLPETQLIPEMLKEAEARVNAMAKAQATQPRKGSDRISQRYRSIIEKPVGEIQSMVDLNKAVRSCQRCNLCEQASQAVCGEGPENVDLMIVGEQPGDREDLSGRPFVGPAGQLLRKIMHEVQIEPEKVWLTNAVKHFKFVPRGKRRLHQSPNRHEIDHCRWWLQQEISLLKPRIILALGASAAYALTLSNEPISKRRGRVERSPDGAPPILFSWHPSHILRLPEKEHQTKAERELACDLKKAGNLIATSQEQSGEESFRR, from the coding sequence ATGTCCTTTTCTATTACGATAGCAGATATCGGTGCTTTCGATGCTTGGCGGCATGCCGCTCGCAGAGCCATCTCTCACCAAATAGAACCCAAAGAGCTCGATTGGGCATCGCAGAAGAGTTTATTTGTTGGTCAGCCCCTGCCTGAAACTGATGGCGTACATAAAGCAGTCGTGACGCGCAATTTTCTCGATTTAGCGCGCAATGTCGTATGGCACTCAGATGCAGAACGGTTTCATCTGCTTTACGAAGCTTTGTGGAGAATAAGCATGGATGAAGGAGATCCGCTCTCCTCCGTTGACCCGCTTGGCAATCGACTTATGCGCATGGCCAAGAACATCGGGCGCGATCTTCACAAGATGCACGCTTTTGTACGTTTTCGCGAAGTGACATCAGGAGCCACCCGCAGACGTTTCATGGCGTGGTTTGAACCAGATCACCATATTGTCGAACCTGCTTCGGATTTCTTCGTGTCGCGGTTTTCGGACATGGATTGGACAATTCTCACTCCAAACTGCACTGCAGTTTTTGAAGACGGGAGGCTCAATTTTCAACCTGGCGCTCAAAAGCCAGATCTTCCGTCAGACGCCAGCGAAGCGTTGTGGCAAACCTATTTCACCAATATATTCAACCCTGCGCGGACGAATGTGCGTGCCATGCTCTCCGAAATGCCAAAGAAGTACTGGCGTAATCTTCCAGAGACCCAACTCATTCCAGAAATGCTCAAGGAAGCTGAGGCACGCGTCAATGCAATGGCAAAAGCCCAAGCCACTCAACCGCGCAAAGGTTCAGATCGGATTTCGCAACGCTATCGCAGCATTATCGAGAAGCCGGTTGGTGAAATTCAATCCATGGTCGATCTGAATAAGGCGGTTCGCAGTTGTCAGCGCTGCAATTTGTGTGAGCAGGCATCGCAGGCAGTTTGCGGCGAAGGACCTGAGAATGTTGATTTGATGATTGTCGGCGAGCAGCCAGGAGACCGCGAAGACCTCAGCGGCCGCCCCTTTGTCGGCCCCGCAGGTCAACTCCTTCGAAAAATTATGCATGAAGTCCAAATTGAACCGGAAAAAGTTTGGCTAACCAATGCCGTGAAGCATTTTAAGTTCGTTCCCCGCGGCAAGCGACGCCTGCATCAAAGTCCCAACCGCCATGAAATTGATCATTGCCGCTGGTGGCTGCAACAAGAAATATCACTTTTGAAGCCTCGTATTATCTTAGCGCTGGGCGCATCGGCCGCTTATGCTTTGACACTTTCAAATGAACCCATTTCAAAACGAAGGGGCCGGGTCGAGCGTTCGCCAGATGGCGCTCCGCCCATTTTGTTTTCCTGGCATCCATCCCACATTCTTCGTCTTCCAGAGAAAGAGCATCAAACCAAAGCCGAACGCGAGCTCGCATGCGATCTCAAGAAGGCTGGAAATCTCATTGCAACGTCGCAGGAACAGAGTGGTGAAGAAAGCTTCAGGCGCTAG
- a CDS encoding porin family protein yields the protein MNIKSALLASTVAFFGFSAAQAADAIVYEEPAPVVTAPVFTWTGGYVGGQIGYGWGKSRFSNEFTAINVKPDGFLGGLYAGYNFDLGNSFVLGVDGDVTYNNLKDSYSVGDGEFGAGVESKLRWSGAVRARAGVAMDRFLPYIAGGVAFGSVKNTLSANNAVEEVSISQSKTLTGWTAGAGVDYAATDNVIVRLEYRYTDYGHKDFDFGVSDVGVRDKFKTNDVRLGVAYKF from the coding sequence ATGAATATTAAATCCGCTTTACTTGCATCAACAGTAGCATTCTTTGGTTTTTCTGCAGCACAGGCGGCAGACGCCATTGTTTATGAAGAGCCAGCGCCTGTCGTTACAGCGCCTGTATTCACTTGGACCGGCGGCTATGTTGGCGGCCAGATCGGTTACGGCTGGGGTAAGTCACGTTTCAGCAATGAATTCACAGCGATCAACGTGAAGCCTGACGGCTTTCTTGGTGGCCTTTATGCTGGCTATAACTTCGATCTTGGCAATAGTTTCGTTCTGGGTGTCGATGGCGACGTCACCTATAACAACCTCAAGGACAGCTACTCTGTCGGCGATGGCGAGTTTGGTGCGGGCGTTGAAAGCAAACTACGCTGGTCGGGTGCTGTCCGGGCTCGTGCAGGCGTGGCGATGGATCGCTTTCTCCCATACATTGCCGGTGGTGTAGCATTCGGTAGCGTCAAGAATACATTGTCTGCGAATAACGCTGTTGAAGAAGTCAGCATCTCGCAGAGCAAAACGCTCACTGGCTGGACCGCAGGCGCTGGTGTCGACTATGCCGCGACTGACAATGTTATCGTTCGCCTCGAATATCGTTACACTGACTATGGTCACAAGGATTTTGACTTTGGCGTCTCAGACGTTGGCGTCCGCGACAAGTTCAAAACCAACGATGTCCGCCTTGGTGTAGCATACAAGTTCTGA
- a CDS encoding ABC transporter substrate-binding protein, whose amino-acid sequence MSKQPHSISRVAIFLTLAASWLFFFAGTHAHAEIVIEDAAGRTIRLQSPAKRIVLNESLLLLSLALIDRKPVERIAGWANPQRIDQGIYDAFRQKFPAIDQVPTVGALQPGQASAETIMGVKPDLFVVNQWQAGWEDTTRLLEAAGIPVIFLDGPRNDERNVVEATTFSIDLLGKAIGREAQATEYTQFVRDHYAVITRSLENVAAPTTVLVDGFANSACCSTPGRNNRMTQNIALAGGVSIGADAVPGYEGKLNPEYVLKADPKVYIATGTPKATSETALIVGGGISGDLARASLRKVVSETVRRDLTAVHDKRAYGISHQASISALNILIVECFAKWLHPERFSHIDPNQTLAEINQRFLAVPLNGTFWIDLGQ is encoded by the coding sequence ATGTCGAAGCAACCGCACAGCATTTCACGAGTGGCAATCTTTTTAACTTTGGCTGCATCATGGTTGTTTTTCTTTGCCGGAACCCATGCCCATGCCGAGATTGTCATCGAAGACGCTGCTGGCCGTACGATACGCCTTCAATCGCCCGCAAAGCGCATTGTGCTGAATGAAAGCCTGTTATTGCTTTCGCTTGCGCTTATAGATCGTAAACCGGTCGAGCGGATTGCAGGATGGGCTAATCCACAGCGCATCGATCAAGGCATCTATGATGCATTTCGCCAGAAATTTCCGGCGATTGATCAAGTGCCAACCGTCGGCGCACTGCAACCCGGACAGGCATCGGCTGAAACCATTATGGGTGTAAAGCCGGATCTTTTTGTCGTTAACCAGTGGCAAGCCGGCTGGGAGGATACGACGCGTTTGTTGGAGGCCGCGGGGATTCCTGTCATTTTTCTCGATGGCCCAAGAAATGACGAGCGAAATGTCGTGGAGGCAACGACGTTCTCGATCGATCTCCTTGGGAAGGCAATTGGGCGAGAAGCGCAAGCGACCGAATACACACAATTTGTCCGAGATCACTACGCGGTTATCACACGCTCTTTAGAAAATGTTGCGGCTCCTACCACGGTGCTGGTCGACGGATTTGCAAATTCAGCTTGCTGTTCAACCCCCGGGCGCAACAATCGCATGACGCAGAATATAGCATTAGCGGGCGGCGTGAGTATCGGCGCGGATGCTGTCCCCGGCTACGAAGGAAAACTTAATCCAGAATATGTGCTCAAAGCCGATCCGAAGGTCTATATTGCGACAGGGACACCGAAAGCCACTTCGGAGACTGCTTTGATCGTAGGAGGCGGTATCTCTGGAGATCTCGCGCGTGCGTCCTTGCGGAAAGTCGTCTCTGAAACCGTGCGCCGTGATCTCACGGCTGTTCACGACAAAAGAGCATATGGCATTTCTCATCAGGCTTCGATATCGGCGCTCAATATTCTGATCGTCGAGTGCTTCGCCAAATGGCTTCATCCAGAACGGTTCTCACACATCGATCCAAATCAAACACTTGCGGAAATCAACCAGCGCTTTCTCGCGGTGCCACTAAATGGCACCTTTTGGATTGATCTAGGGCAATAA
- a CDS encoding PRC-barrel domain-containing protein, whose protein sequence is MRRILLAAVATVALASFANAQTATTTETEVFVTAKPTDVITNNILGLDIVNAKDEAIGKVQDLVIEEGALTGYIVSVGGFLGVGEKYVVVAPNNVEILYSENDKKWSAKMDTTKEDLEKAPEFKYEGRWAK, encoded by the coding sequence ATGCGCCGTATTCTGTTAGCTGCTGTCGCCACTGTTGCACTTGCTTCATTTGCAAACGCACAAACGGCTACAACAACCGAGACGGAAGTCTTCGTGACAGCGAAGCCAACGGACGTCATTACCAACAACATACTCGGTTTGGACATTGTAAATGCCAAGGATGAAGCCATTGGCAAGGTTCAGGATCTGGTCATCGAGGAAGGCGCTCTAACTGGCTATATTGTTTCCGTAGGCGGCTTCCTCGGAGTGGGTGAGAAATACGTGGTGGTCGCACCAAACAACGTCGAAATTCTCTATTCAGAGAATGACAAGAAGTGGTCAGCCAAGATGGACACGACCAAGGAAGACCTCGAAAAGGCTCCTGAATTTAAGTACGAGGGCCGTTGGGCCAAGTAA
- a CDS encoding putative DNA modification/repair radical SAM protein — protein sequence MAPTTLQKKLEILSDAAKYDASCASSGGEKRNSLQGGIGSSGGSGICHAYAPDGRCISLLKILMTNFCMFDCAYCINRVSSNVERARFSVEEVVSLTLEFYRRNYIEGLFLSSGIIRSPDKTMAEMAQIARTLRTVHGFKGYIHLKTIPDAAPELIREAGLYADRLSINVELPQDESVRQLAPEKRPETIRATMAQVRVEGEAASDKTLSGKKPPRFAPAGQSTQMIIGADSSNDSVILNTAVRLYNGYKLRRVYYSAFSPIPDSTSALPLIKPPLEREHRLYQADWLMRFYGYDANEITAGAKDGFLDLDIDPKLAWALKNRGHFPLDVNRATREMLLRVPGFGVRTVDRIIDARRNHALRMGDLIRIGALTRKAKPFITLPDWTPRALLDSSNLRQQFMPPPKQLSLL from the coding sequence ATGGCTCCTACAACTTTGCAGAAAAAATTAGAAATCTTATCAGATGCTGCAAAATACGATGCGTCTTGCGCCTCGAGCGGCGGAGAAAAGCGCAATTCGTTGCAGGGTGGGATTGGCTCATCGGGCGGCAGCGGAATATGCCATGCTTATGCACCTGACGGTCGCTGCATCTCCTTGCTCAAAATTCTGATGACTAATTTTTGCATGTTTGACTGCGCTTACTGCATCAATCGTGTGTCGAGTAATGTCGAACGCGCTCGGTTTTCGGTGGAAGAGGTCGTCTCCTTGACGCTCGAATTTTACCGCCGAAACTACATCGAAGGTCTCTTTCTCTCCTCTGGCATCATTCGCTCTCCTGACAAAACCATGGCAGAGATGGCGCAGATTGCACGAACTTTGCGGACTGTTCACGGTTTCAAAGGCTACATACATCTGAAAACCATCCCTGATGCTGCGCCGGAACTCATTCGCGAAGCGGGACTTTACGCCGATCGTTTGTCGATCAACGTTGAACTTCCTCAAGATGAAAGCGTGCGCCAATTGGCACCCGAAAAACGTCCGGAGACAATCCGGGCAACAATGGCGCAGGTGCGCGTGGAGGGCGAAGCCGCTTCAGATAAGACGTTAAGCGGGAAGAAGCCTCCGCGTTTTGCGCCAGCAGGACAAAGCACACAGATGATTATTGGCGCGGATAGCAGTAATGATAGCGTTATTTTAAACACTGCCGTGCGACTTTACAACGGATACAAATTGCGCCGGGTCTATTATTCGGCGTTCAGCCCGATCCCCGATTCAACTTCCGCGCTTCCACTTATCAAACCACCGCTTGAGCGCGAGCACCGGCTTTACCAGGCTGACTGGCTGATGCGTTTTTATGGCTATGATGCAAACGAGATTACGGCTGGCGCAAAAGACGGTTTTCTCGATCTCGACATTGATCCGAAACTCGCTTGGGCCCTAAAGAACCGAGGACACTTCCCCCTCGACGTCAATCGAGCAACAAGGGAGATGTTGCTAAGAGTGCCTGGTTTCGGGGTGCGTACTGTCGATCGTATTATCGATGCGAGACGAAACCATGCTCTGCGCATGGGCGATTTAATCCGAATAGGTGCGTTAACTCGCAAAGCAAAACCTTTCATAACGCTTCCCGATTGGACGCCACGCGCGCTGTTAGACAGTAGCAATTTACGGCAACAGTTTATGCCGCCACCCAAACAGCTCAGTTTACTCTAG
- a CDS encoding AraC family transcriptional regulator, translated as MNSAEKLLHRPVGSEKLLVGDFLRRDGVKLDSPDDSLTAADTLIEGRFFQQELREGLFLHVSDAVEERAFTATSSLSAGLSCIFFLDGSVDLKMGDRDFHFQGAKGGRVEGTAIMNARSELFQRKSLGGQRLRHLVVSASPEWLDLEGLEESGLEGANTRSFSDHLANFRWTATPRTVELLHQIVAPSSLTPALRKLYLESRTVELISETLAAITKSTTIVSVGSILTQQDKIRLERAKEFIAANLNASINMQVISRAAGINSSGLQKIFKLCEGMSVFEYIRQNRLQHAFALLVSGEANILTASLVAGYSRPENFTTAFRRQFNITPRQAVKRQLS; from the coding sequence ATGAATTCCGCTGAAAAATTGCTGCATCGACCAGTTGGGTCTGAGAAGTTATTGGTCGGTGATTTTTTGCGGCGTGACGGTGTCAAACTTGATAGCCCGGACGATAGTTTGACGGCCGCTGACACCTTGATTGAAGGTCGATTTTTCCAGCAGGAACTGCGCGAAGGCTTATTTTTACACGTCAGTGACGCGGTCGAAGAACGCGCCTTCACAGCAACATCGTCTCTTTCAGCTGGTCTCTCCTGTATTTTTTTCCTCGACGGCAGCGTCGATCTGAAAATGGGAGACAGGGATTTCCATTTCCAAGGAGCAAAGGGTGGTCGTGTTGAAGGGACGGCAATAATGAACGCGCGTTCTGAACTCTTCCAACGAAAATCTTTGGGTGGTCAGCGCCTGCGCCATTTGGTTGTTTCAGCATCACCCGAATGGCTCGATCTTGAGGGCCTTGAGGAAAGCGGCCTTGAAGGCGCTAATACGAGAAGCTTTAGCGACCATCTCGCGAATTTCCGGTGGACGGCAACACCGCGAACGGTTGAACTCCTCCATCAAATTGTTGCGCCCTCTTCTCTTACTCCTGCCTTACGAAAGCTTTATCTCGAAAGCCGGACCGTGGAACTGATATCTGAAACGCTTGCAGCAATCACGAAATCCACCACCATCGTTTCGGTCGGCTCCATTCTCACACAGCAGGATAAAATACGCCTTGAACGGGCAAAGGAATTCATCGCGGCGAACCTTAATGCTTCAATTAACATGCAGGTGATTTCGCGGGCCGCGGGGATTAATTCCAGCGGCCTTCAAAAGATTTTTAAGCTTTGTGAGGGGATGAGTGTTTTTGAGTATATTCGACAAAATCGCCTTCAACACGCTTTTGCCTTGCTCGTCTCTGGCGAAGCAAACATTTTAACGGCGAGCCTCGTCGCCGGTTATTCGCGGCCCGAGAATTTCACCACCGCATTTCGACGCCAGTTTAATATAACGCCGAGACAAGCAGTAAAACGGCAACTGTCTTAA
- a CDS encoding lipocalin family protein codes for MKYKVLALASLLALVGCVGYNKSVARQAGVVPVRDFDAKRYLGKWYELGRIENRFERGMTQTTAQYSQNGDGTIKVVNAGFDPAKGRFRSAVGKAKFVEGEDVGALKVSFFGPFYGGYNVVALDADYQWAIVVGPNPDKYFWVLSRKPRLTSQLKNKALAVAQGLNVNQDKILWVEQK; via the coding sequence ATGAAATATAAGGTCCTAGCGTTGGCTTCGCTGTTAGCACTCGTTGGCTGTGTGGGATATAATAAATCAGTTGCAAGGCAAGCAGGCGTAGTGCCTGTACGTGATTTCGACGCAAAGCGTTATCTTGGCAAGTGGTACGAGCTGGGACGGATCGAAAATCGCTTCGAACGCGGCATGACGCAAACCACTGCGCAATATTCGCAGAATGGTGACGGCACGATCAAGGTCGTTAATGCCGGTTTTGATCCTGCGAAAGGACGCTTCCGAAGCGCTGTGGGCAAAGCCAAATTCGTTGAAGGTGAGGACGTCGGTGCACTCAAAGTTTCATTCTTCGGGCCATTTTATGGCGGTTACAATGTGGTTGCCCTTGATGCCGATTACCAATGGGCGATTGTTGTGGGACCCAATCCAGATAAATATTTCTGGGTTCTCTCGCGAAAGCCCCGCTTGACAAGCCAACTGAAAAACAAGGCATTAGCGGTTGCACAAGGTCTCAACGTTAATCAAGACAAGATCCTTTGGGTTGAACAAAAATAG
- a CDS encoding GNAT family N-acetyltransferase: MSARFVIEPLAKKLPRYPSIPAVLICWLGQHNDYASQGLGEALLFDAVKTVATSPIGAHAFLADAIDDKAASFYAAFGFSALIEKPRALYLPVATALSLVSS, encoded by the coding sequence GTGAGTGCCCGCTTTGTCATCGAGCCGCTGGCGAAGAAACTGCCGCGTTACCCGTCCATTCCAGCCGTGCTGATATGCTGGCTTGGTCAGCACAACGACTATGCCAGTCAGGGGCTTGGCGAAGCCTTGCTGTTCGACGCCGTCAAGACGGTCGCGACGTCGCCCATTGGGGCACATGCCTTCTTAGCGGATGCCATCGATGACAAGGCTGCGTCGTTTTACGCCGCGTTCGGCTTCTCGGCCCTGATTGAAAAGCCGCGCGCCCTCTATCTGCCGGTTGCGACCGCGTTGAGTCTGGTGTCGTCATGA
- a CDS encoding TonB-dependent siderophore receptor has protein sequence MLRTKADAREENALRLKRKTALLLTTAVAIALQLQTAFSQQEAAAPTVLGTITIDANGSDKDIDNSIVAKRSKAASKTNTALLETPQAVSVVTRRQMEEQGADTVPQALRYTPGVLSEANGYDIRYDWIHIRGYNTYGTIWMDGLALPGDPSSYATPSVNPYALERIDVIKGPSSVLYGRTMPGGLVNYVSKRPQASPANEIVVGTSAFGGIQTSVDTTGPITKDGDWLYRFVGQWRNMNTQIDQEKDRALMFAPSLTWTPSTDTSLTLSGYYQRDRAIFNPRFYPAVGTLLPNSFGQIPRDLYLGDPAANEFNRDFYTLGYEFSHDFNETWSVRQNLRYSRSEQDMFLVLVNPAFAYGSDGHTLNRASGASEDTLTSFSVDTQAEARFETGALDHTVLLGLEYLRATSDRNFGNATAGVPSIDYLNPVYGGVSIPYPAYSASALQKQEQLGVYLQDQIRYDRWVATLGLRYDHSEISTYNRRAAAAKALVENSEGQISGRAGLTYLFDNGLAPYMSYSTTFTPLLGVDAFDTPYKAQRAGQFEIGLKYEPVGTNAMMAISVFNLNIENALTPYLTTGIQTGYVQSGKQRVRGIELEGKYELSREIEVLGSYAYSNSEILESNLAVERGREILRLPEHQASVWVRYSPDFLPGLSLSAGVRGWSSYQTDAKYLEKLRIPGQTLVDVGAELDFGAIRKDLDGMKLRVNASNLFDRKYVSHCLNDTGGSCNYGAGRAVNASLKYSW, from the coding sequence ATGTTGCGCACTAAAGCAGATGCGCGTGAAGAAAACGCACTTCGTTTAAAGCGGAAGACGGCTCTTTTGCTCACCACAGCCGTGGCAATTGCTCTACAGCTGCAAACCGCGTTTTCCCAACAAGAGGCGGCCGCGCCGACAGTTTTAGGCACGATAACGATTGACGCTAATGGAAGCGATAAAGATATCGACAATTCCATTGTTGCTAAACGGAGCAAGGCAGCCTCCAAAACCAATACGGCCTTGTTAGAAACGCCGCAGGCCGTAAGCGTGGTGACGCGTCGCCAAATGGAGGAACAAGGCGCGGACACGGTGCCACAAGCCTTGCGTTATACCCCTGGGGTCCTTTCAGAGGCCAATGGTTATGACATTCGCTACGACTGGATTCATATTCGCGGCTATAATACCTATGGCACCATATGGATGGACGGCCTCGCGCTGCCTGGTGATCCCAGCAGCTATGCGACGCCCAGCGTCAATCCATATGCCCTTGAGCGTATCGATGTCATCAAGGGTCCATCTTCAGTTCTTTATGGACGTACAATGCCCGGGGGGCTCGTTAATTATGTGAGCAAGCGTCCGCAAGCGTCTCCTGCAAACGAGATCGTGGTGGGCACGTCTGCCTTTGGTGGAATCCAGACATCTGTCGATACAACGGGTCCCATCACGAAGGACGGAGACTGGTTATATCGATTTGTCGGACAATGGCGTAACATGAACACGCAAATTGATCAGGAGAAAGATCGTGCGCTTATGTTTGCGCCGAGCCTGACCTGGACGCCCTCGACGGACACGTCTTTGACATTGTCAGGGTATTATCAGCGCGATCGGGCGATTTTTAATCCCAGGTTCTATCCGGCTGTTGGGACCTTGCTTCCCAATTCGTTTGGTCAGATCCCGCGCGATCTTTACCTTGGTGATCCGGCAGCTAATGAGTTCAACCGAGATTTCTACACTCTGGGTTATGAGTTCTCGCATGATTTCAATGAAACCTGGAGTGTGAGGCAAAATCTCCGATACAGCCGGTCGGAGCAGGACATGTTCCTTGTGCTGGTCAATCCAGCTTTTGCCTATGGCTCTGACGGACATACGCTCAATCGTGCGTCAGGCGCTTCGGAAGACACGCTCACGTCGTTCAGCGTCGATACGCAAGCTGAAGCGAGATTTGAAACAGGAGCCTTGGATCACACAGTGCTCCTGGGTTTGGAATATTTGCGCGCAACCTCGGATCGCAATTTCGGTAACGCGACTGCCGGGGTCCCATCGATTGATTATCTCAATCCGGTCTATGGTGGAGTTTCCATTCCTTATCCCGCCTACTCAGCATCTGCACTTCAAAAGCAAGAACAGCTCGGTGTCTATTTACAGGATCAGATCCGCTATGATCGATGGGTCGCAACACTCGGCCTTCGATATGATCACTCCGAAATCTCAACATATAACCGACGCGCTGCTGCAGCCAAAGCGCTGGTTGAAAACAGTGAAGGCCAGATATCGGGGCGTGCGGGTCTAACCTATCTCTTCGATAACGGTCTTGCACCCTATATGAGCTATTCGACGACATTCACACCACTTTTGGGTGTGGATGCGTTCGACACTCCTTATAAAGCGCAGCGTGCAGGTCAGTTTGAGATCGGGCTCAAATACGAACCCGTGGGAACGAACGCCATGATGGCAATCTCGGTGTTTAATCTCAATATTGAGAACGCGCTCACGCCTTACCTTACGACCGGGATTCAGACCGGTTATGTTCAGTCGGGGAAACAGCGTGTACGCGGCATCGAGTTGGAAGGAAAGTACGAGCTAAGCCGGGAGATCGAGGTGCTTGGGTCCTATGCGTACTCGAATTCCGAAATACTGGAATCCAATCTGGCGGTTGAACGCGGACGAGAAATTCTCCGCTTACCAGAACATCAAGCCAGCGTCTGGGTCAGATACAGTCCCGATTTCCTCCCCGGCCTTTCGCTGAGCGCAGGTGTTCGTGGCTGGTCTTCTTACCAAACGGACGCCAAATATCTCGAAAAGCTCAGAATTCCGGGTCAAACCCTTGTTGATGTGGGCGCAGAGCTGGATTTTGGTGCAATCAGGAAGGATCTTGATGGGATGAAGCTACGCGTTAACGCGAGCAATCTTTTTGACCGAAAATATGTTTCGCATTGTCTTAATGACACCGGCGGGAGCTGCAATTACGGTGCAGGCCGGGCAGTCAACGCAAGCCTGAAATACAGCTGGTGA
- a CDS encoding DUF1778 domain-containing protein: protein MSKPFAEPDTARLEARIPIHVYDQMQRAARLRGMTLTGYLIATAGEDARRVVEDAEVMRLARADQVRFAEALIDPPKPNEQLARAAKRHAELIERR from the coding sequence ATGTCCAAACCGTTTGCAGAGCCTGATACCGCCCGACTGGAGGCGCGTATTCCGATCCATGTCTATGACCAGATGCAGCGCGCCGCGCGCCTGCGTGGAATGACCCTAACGGGCTATCTGATCGCCACTGCTGGCGAGGATGCCCGGCGCGTTGTTGAAGATGCCGAGGTCATGCGGCTGGCGCGCGCCGATCAGGTTCGTTTTGCCGAAGCGTTGATCGATCCGCCCAAGCCGAATGAGCAGCTGGCTCGTGCCGCCAAACGTCATGCCGAATTGATCGAACGCCGGTGA
- a CDS encoding type II toxin-antitoxin system HicA family toxin: MKKRLRATLELIFARPVSGSIRWADIEALFVSLGAEVSEREGSRVGVFLFGEVRVFHRPHPSPDTDKGAVASIGKWLDEHGVKP; the protein is encoded by the coding sequence ATGAAAAAGCGTCTTAGAGCTACGCTGGAACTGATCTTCGCCCGCCCAGTTAGTGGTTCGATCCGCTGGGCCGACATAGAGGCGCTGTTTGTGAGCCTCGGGGCGGAAGTCAGCGAACGGGAAGGTTCGCGTGTCGGCGTGTTCCTGTTCGGCGAGGTGCGTGTTTTTCATCGTCCGCATCCGTCACCGGATACGGACAAAGGAGCGGTTGCCAGCATCGGTAAATGGCTGGACGAACACGGAGTAAAGCCATGA